A window of Diadema setosum chromosome 2, eeDiaSeto1, whole genome shotgun sequence contains these coding sequences:
- the LOC140246150 gene encoding serine/threonine-protein kinase pim-3-like → MNLPRKLTSQFAEICSMNVKNMGRTTADRMVKQRELFEKTYCIGSLIGSGGFGTVYAGTRLSDNFPVAIKLVNKEKVNDWVQLNNREVPLEISLLKRVSSIRGCIRLLDYYEQPDSFIIVMERPDPAKDLFDFITEQGPLPEDLCRRFFRQIVETTSRCHEAGVVHRDLKDENILVDLKSGLLKIIDFGSGAFLKDTVYKDFDGTRVYSPPEWILSHRYHGRSATIWSLGILLFDMACGDIPFEKDDEICRAELYFRDGVSPSLRNLVESMLQVKPQHRLTLEKILEHPWMKEGQTDNSPQKIMCPGHSMNSLDNSPYSSTNSSHEDILKVHTCQCSVSHPTSCFVHNHSNPESQSSSTESLSHSQDSDSSDSGIDEGDLTDCFAPISQHS, encoded by the exons ATGAACCTACCTCGGAAGCTGACCAGTCAGTTTGCCGAAATTTGCTCTATGAACGTGAAAAATATGGGACGAACAACAGCTGATCGAATGG TAAAACAACGGGAGCTGTTTGAGAAGACGTACTGCATCGGCTCCTTGATTGGCAGTGGCGGATTTGGGACTGTGTATGCAGGAACACGATTGTCAGACAATTTTCCG GTTGCAATCAAGTTGGTCAACAAGGAGAAAGTGAACGATTGGGTTCAG CTGAATAACCGCGAAGTTCCTCTGGAGATCAGCCTGCTCAAGCGAGTGTCCTCCATCCGCGGCTGCATACGCCTCCTGGATTACTACGAGCAGCCAGACAGCTTCATCATCGTCATGGAGAGGCCGGACCCGGCCAAGGACCTCTTCGACTTCATCACCGAGCAGGGTCCGCTACCCGAGGACCTGTGCCGGAGGTTTTTCCGCCAGATCGTGGAGACAACAAGTCGCTGCCACGAGGCTGGCGTCGTGCACCGAGATCTGAAGGACGAGAACATCCTCGTCGACCTGAAGTCCGGTCTACTCAAAATCATCGACTTCGGCTCGGGTGCCTTCCTCAAAGACACGGTCTACAAGGACTTTGATG GTACCAGAGTCTACAGCCCACCAGAGTGGATTCTGTCACACAGATACCATGGACGCTCGGCGACAATCTGGTCGCTTGGAATTTTACTCTTCGACATGGCTTGTGGAGATATTCCCTTTGAAAAGGACGATGAGATTTGTCGCGCTGAATTGTACTTTCGCGATGGTGTTTCCCCCTCGCTAAGAAACTTGGTGGAATCGATGCTTCAAGTGAAGCCCCAGCACAGACTCACTCTGGAGAAAATCCTCGAGCACCCGTGGATGAAGGAGGGCCAAACGGACAATAGCCCCCAGAAAATCATGTGCCCTGGACATTCCATGAATAGCTTGGACAATAGCCCCTACAGCAGCACCAACTCTAGCCACGAGGACATTCTCAAAGTGCACACATGCCAGTGCAGCGTCTCGCACCCCACCAGCTGTTTTGTGCACAACCATTCAAACCCCGAGTCGCAATCGTCGAGCACAGAGTCGCTATCGCACTCCCAGGACTCAGATTCGTCCGATTCAGGCATTGATGAAGGCGACCTCACAGACTGTTTCGCCCCAATATCACAGCACAGCTAA